A DNA window from Acidimicrobiia bacterium contains the following coding sequences:
- a CDS encoding DUF2249 domain-containing protein, with amino-acid sequence MQTLDVRPMPPKVRHETIFERLDDLTLGETLRLVNDHDPAPLRYQLDATRPGHFVWEYVESGPEEWEIDITSRARVVDARPTLAEGGEPFAEIMAAAGEIGDGEVLVVYAPFEPVPLEGVLGEQGFTHDAEQLDDTNWRVTFRQV; translated from the coding sequence ATGCAGACGTTGGATGTGCGGCCGATGCCGCCGAAGGTGCGCCACGAGACCATCTTCGAGCGCCTCGACGATCTGACCCTCGGCGAGACCCTACGGCTCGTCAACGACCACGACCCCGCACCGCTGCGCTATCAGCTCGACGCCACCCGCCCCGGACACTTCGTCTGGGAGTACGTCGAGAGCGGGCCCGAGGAGTGGGAGATCGACATCACGAGCCGGGCACGCGTCGTCGACGCGCGACCGACCCTGGCCGAGGGCGGTGAGCCCTTCGCCGAGATCATGGCCGCCGCGGGAGAGATCGGCGACGGCGAGGTTCTCGTCGTCTACGCGCCGTTCGAGCCCGTGCCCCTCGAGGGGGTCCTCGGCGAGCAGGGATTCACCCACGACGCCGAGCAGCTCGACGACACCAACTGGCGTGTGACCTTCCGGCAGGTCTGA
- a CDS encoding FAD-binding oxidoreductase, with protein MPELLGSAVYWMETSRRDPRPTIRGHHDADVVVVGGGYTGLWTAYHLLAADPSLRIVVLEAETIGFGASGRNGGFAMTLLDMSLALLRRNHGDDAARAAHRAVATSVEEIGATIREERIDCEWRHGGLMVVGTNRAQLERVELDLRAAEELGLDGFTRLSRDEARAEVDSPTYLGALREDHCGVLHPAKLAHGLAAVVEEKGAGVFERSPVTDIVESGTGLRVETPSGSVSADQVVLATNAWAAHQPWVGRTVVPLYTYIALTEPLTDDQWASVGWESHCGVEDKRNYVHYYRRTADGRILWGGSDGIVHYSGRITARHDRSARTFARLRSTFHRTFPQLDTLRFTHHWGGPVAVTVDFVPTFTTLLDGRLHTGVGYNGHGVAPSHTGGKILRDKVLGHHSELTELCFVDHPVASFPPEPLQWVGAELSRRALLRQDARNDAGRGGGEMEPLMMKVLRGRSANVDGSSR; from the coding sequence CCGGCGCGACCCCCGCCCGACGATCCGCGGCCACCACGACGCCGATGTCGTCGTCGTGGGTGGCGGCTACACCGGGCTGTGGACCGCCTACCACCTGCTCGCAGCCGACCCCTCGCTGCGGATCGTCGTTCTCGAGGCCGAGACGATCGGCTTCGGCGCGAGCGGGCGCAACGGCGGGTTCGCGATGACGCTTCTCGACATGAGCCTGGCGCTGCTGCGGCGCAACCACGGCGACGACGCCGCCCGTGCCGCGCACCGGGCCGTGGCCACATCGGTCGAAGAGATCGGTGCGACGATCCGCGAGGAGCGCATCGACTGCGAGTGGCGCCACGGTGGGCTCATGGTCGTCGGAACGAACAGGGCGCAGCTCGAGCGTGTGGAACTGGACCTGCGTGCCGCCGAGGAGCTGGGCCTCGACGGTTTCACGCGACTCAGCCGCGACGAGGCACGCGCCGAGGTCGACTCCCCCACCTACCTCGGAGCGTTGCGCGAGGACCACTGCGGTGTGCTGCACCCCGCCAAGCTGGCTCACGGCCTCGCGGCTGTCGTGGAGGAGAAAGGTGCCGGTGTCTTCGAGCGGTCACCCGTCACCGACATCGTGGAGTCGGGCACGGGCCTCCGGGTCGAGACACCGTCAGGCAGCGTCAGCGCCGACCAGGTGGTGTTGGCGACCAACGCCTGGGCGGCACACCAGCCCTGGGTGGGTCGCACCGTCGTTCCCCTCTACACCTACATCGCCCTCACCGAGCCACTCACCGACGACCAGTGGGCCTCGGTGGGCTGGGAGAGCCACTGCGGTGTGGAGGACAAGCGCAACTACGTCCACTACTACCGCCGCACGGCCGACGGCCGGATCCTGTGGGGCGGCAGCGACGGCATCGTGCACTACAGCGGTCGTATCACCGCGCGCCACGACCGCAGCGCCCGCACCTTCGCCCGGTTGCGCTCCACGTTCCACCGGACCTTTCCGCAGCTCGACACGCTGCGTTTCACCCACCACTGGGGTGGGCCCGTCGCCGTCACCGTCGACTTCGTGCCGACCTTCACGACGCTCCTCGACGGTCGTCTCCACACCGGTGTGGGCTACAACGGCCACGGCGTGGCGCCCAGCCACACCGGTGGCAAGATCCTGCGCGACAAGGTGCTCGGCCACCACAGCGAGCTCACCGAGCTGTGCTTCGTCGACCACCCCGTCGCCTCGTTCCCACCGGAGCCACTCCAGTGGGTCGGTGCGGAGCTGAGCAGGAGGGCGCTGCTGCGCCAGGACGCCCGCAACGACGCCGGCAGGGGTGGCGGTGAGATGGAGCCGCTGATGATGAAGGTGCTCCGGGGCCGCTCTGCAAACGTCGACGGTTCGAGTCGCTGA
- a CDS encoding metal-sulfur cluster assembly factor, translating into MSVPPGVDQQPDNRRDTALAALGNVWDPELGLDVVSLGLVYDIRVDGNALEIDMTLTTPGCPVSEQLPAEAEAAVRNAVPDADVTLNIVWDPPWTPERLSPAALEQLGFSRPR; encoded by the coding sequence GTGAGCGTGCCACCGGGTGTCGACCAACAGCCCGACAACCGCCGCGATACCGCCCTCGCTGCGCTCGGCAACGTCTGGGACCCCGAGCTCGGCCTCGACGTCGTCTCCCTCGGGCTCGTCTACGACATCCGCGTCGACGGCAACGCCCTCGAGATCGACATGACGCTCACCACCCCGGGCTGTCCCGTGTCCGAGCAGCTTCCCGCCGAGGCGGAAGCGGCCGTGCGCAACGCGGTTCCCGACGCCGACGTGACACTGAACATCGTGTGGGACCCACCGTGGACACCCGAGCGCCTCTCCCCGGCGGCCCTGGAGCAACTCGGTTTCAGCCGTCCCCGATGA
- a CDS encoding GNAT family N-acetyltransferase has protein sequence MSTEVRHNADADRFEVFFDGMLAGRAEYVDRSGRWVFTHTEIDDAYEGKGLGSALAKGALDEVRRRGDRVVALCPFLRGWIDRHDEYGDLVDEEMDTELR, from the coding sequence GTGAGCACCGAGGTCCGACACAACGCCGACGCCGACCGGTTCGAGGTCTTCTTCGACGGGATGCTCGCCGGGAGGGCCGAGTACGTCGACCGTTCGGGGCGCTGGGTGTTCACCCACACCGAGATCGACGACGCCTACGAGGGGAAGGGGCTCGGCTCCGCCCTGGCGAAGGGGGCCCTCGACGAGGTCCGCCGTCGGGGCGACCGGGTCGTTGCGCTGTGTCCGTTCCTACGCGGGTGGATCGACCGCCACGACGAGTACGGGGACCTGGTCGACGAGGAGATGGACACCGAGCTGCGGTAG
- a CDS encoding enoyl-CoA hydratase/isomerase family protein, giving the protein MDTPRFSGLRIESSPDDPVAILVLDRPDNLNALSRVLLAELTRACRWLDDEDHIKVVVVRGEGRAFSAGFDLGDFAGPSDGMSVRDTADLGRVAADALTDVRALTIASIHGHCVGGGLVLAASCDLRVAADDTRFSIPEVDLGIPLAWGGIPRLVRELGPAVTKELVLTCRPFDAAEARALRFVNRVVPAEDLDRTVTALATELAAKPTFALRTTKQQVNAVTEEIAGTGRSAADADAVVSAVSDPESVEASRRYLATRSRSTTEAPSSGH; this is encoded by the coding sequence ATGGACACACCACGATTCAGCGGGCTACGGATCGAGTCGTCGCCCGACGACCCTGTTGCAATCCTGGTGCTCGACCGACCCGACAACCTCAACGCCCTGTCGCGCGTCCTCCTCGCCGAGCTGACCCGTGCCTGCCGGTGGCTCGACGACGAGGACCACATCAAGGTGGTCGTCGTGCGCGGCGAGGGACGCGCCTTCTCTGCCGGGTTCGATCTCGGCGACTTCGCCGGTCCCTCGGATGGGATGTCGGTGCGCGACACGGCCGATCTCGGCCGGGTAGCCGCCGACGCGCTCACCGACGTGCGCGCCCTCACCATCGCGTCCATCCACGGCCACTGCGTGGGCGGCGGGCTGGTGCTCGCAGCGTCGTGCGACCTGCGGGTCGCAGCAGACGACACCCGGTTCTCCATCCCGGAGGTCGACCTCGGGATACCACTGGCGTGGGGCGGCATCCCCCGCCTCGTGCGCGAGTTGGGCCCCGCCGTCACCAAGGAGCTGGTCCTGACCTGTCGGCCCTTCGACGCGGCCGAGGCACGGGCGCTGCGCTTCGTGAACCGGGTGGTCCCGGCGGAGGACCTCGATCGCACCGTCACCGCCCTGGCCACCGAGCTGGCGGCCAAGCCGACGTTCGCACTCCGGACGACCAAACAGCAGGTCAACGCCGTCACCGAGGAGATCGCCGGAACCGGGCGCAGCGCTGCCGACGCCGACGCCGTGGTCAGCGCGGTGAGCGATCCCGAGTCGGTCGAGGCGTCCCGCCGCTACCTGGCGACGCGTTCCCGTTCCACCACCGAAGCACCGTCGTCAGGTCATTGA
- a CDS encoding metalloregulator ArsR/SmtB family transcription factor has product MSDQAVATVFSALSDGTRLDIVSRLVDGETTLSELAEHYDMSVQAVAKHLAVLEDAGVVSRRREAQRRPVRLEAEVFDLMSRWAARYREQVEARYRRLDTVLTDLDANDPTHTEATS; this is encoded by the coding sequence GTGTCCGACCAGGCGGTGGCGACCGTGTTCTCGGCGCTGTCCGACGGGACCAGGCTCGACATCGTGTCGCGTCTGGTCGACGGCGAGACGACGTTGAGCGAGCTGGCCGAGCATTACGACATGTCGGTGCAGGCCGTCGCCAAGCACCTGGCCGTGCTCGAGGACGCCGGGGTCGTGTCGCGCCGCCGCGAGGCACAGCGCCGTCCGGTACGACTCGAAGCCGAGGTGTTCGACCTGATGTCGCGGTGGGCCGCGCGCTACCGCGAGCAGGTCGAGGCCCGCTACCGGCGACTCGACACCGTTCTCACCGACCTCGACGCCAACGACCCGACCCACACGGAGGCCACGTCATGA
- a CDS encoding helix-turn-helix domain-containing protein, with the protein MPLQVQARALGDPTRYAIFRYLADADSPVDVAELTEHLDLNHNSIRHHLAHLVAAELVDEATAESSGRGRPRLLYSVSPTTESRWGAVGPYERLAVLLTTVVRTGDSPVDVGRRAGGDIAGPVDDDAEPLDVMVQAMARQGFDPLVVHTGDRCEVALQACPFEAAALADPDTVCSLHLGMAEGIAAATDGRVVVDRLVPRDPRAAGCRLHLEVATRSG; encoded by the coding sequence GTGCCGCTCCAGGTTCAGGCTCGTGCCCTCGGCGACCCCACGCGCTACGCCATCTTCCGGTACCTCGCCGACGCCGACAGTCCGGTCGACGTCGCCGAGCTGACCGAGCACCTCGATCTGAACCACAACAGCATCCGTCACCACCTCGCCCACCTGGTCGCGGCCGAGCTCGTCGACGAGGCGACGGCGGAGAGCTCCGGGCGTGGTCGGCCCCGCCTTCTCTACTCGGTGTCACCGACCACCGAGAGCCGGTGGGGGGCGGTCGGCCCCTACGAGCGGCTGGCGGTCCTGCTCACCACCGTGGTGCGCACCGGCGACAGCCCGGTCGATGTGGGCAGGAGAGCCGGCGGTGACATCGCCGGTCCCGTCGACGACGACGCCGAGCCGCTCGATGTCATGGTGCAGGCGATGGCCCGTCAGGGCTTCGATCCCCTCGTGGTGCACACCGGCGACCGATGCGAGGTGGCGCTGCAGGCGTGCCCGTTCGAGGCGGCCGCGCTCGCCGATCCCGACACGGTCTGCTCCCTTCACCTCGGCATGGCCGAGGGCATCGCCGCCGCGACCGACGGCCGTGTCGTCGTCGACCGGCTTGTACCCCGCGACCCCCGCGCGGCCGGCTGCCGCCTCCACCTGGAGGTCGCGACCCGAAGCGGCTGA